A DNA window from Ranitomeya imitator isolate aRanImi1 chromosome 2, aRanImi1.pri, whole genome shotgun sequence contains the following coding sequences:
- the LOC138667440 gene encoding uncharacterized protein, whose protein sequence is MKGHFRVLYQDLRRYPDKFVLFCRLTIPAFDRLLSLLRAELTYMDTVMRKSISAEERLFITLRCLATGESYTSLHLQFRVGKSTISKIVRCTCTVIWQKLQPIVMPSPTEETWLQVAAGFQSVDNFPNCIGAVDGKHVRVQQPPRSGSRFFNYKKYFSVVLMAVADAHYNFVAIDVGAYGSTGDSWVLRTSQIGMQILQDGGTLPAPTPLPGSTHPVPFVMVSDEAFALTTNLLRPYPRRGLDA, encoded by the exons ATGAAGGGACATTTTCGTGTTCTATATCAAGATTTGAGGAG ATACCCAGATAAATTTGTGTTGTTCTGTCGGCTCACCATACCAGCATTTGATAGACTTCTGTCTTTACTCCGAGCTGAACTTACATACATGGACACTGTGATGcggaagtccatctctgctgaggaaaggctgttcatcaccttgcg atgtctggccacaggagagagctatacatccctgcacctccaatttagagttggtaaatctaccatctctaaaattgtgaggtgcacatgtaccgtcatctggcagaagctgcagcccatcgtgatgccttccccaaccgaggagacttggctgcaggttgcagcaggctttcagtctgtggacaatttcccaaactgcataggtgcagttgatggtaaacatgtaagagttcagcagccaccacgatcaggatcacgcttctttaattataagaagtatttttcagtggtcctgatggcggtggctgatgcccattacaattttgttgccattgatgttggtgcctatggtagtactggggattcttgGGTGTTGCGAActtcacagattgggatgcaaattcttcaagatggcggaacgctcccagccccaacacctttgccgggttccacacatccagtaccctttgtaatggtatcggatgaggccttTGCTTTAACGActaacctgctgcgcccatacccacgaaggggactggatgcctga